In Mustelus asterias chromosome 16, sMusAst1.hap1.1, whole genome shotgun sequence, one DNA window encodes the following:
- the LOC144505353 gene encoding homeodomain-interacting protein kinase 4-like translates to MSIMYSDTDVYDVIAVLGKGTFGEVAKCWKRASGHYVAIKIIRNYTFRKGIIKCELKMLRMLGSVDSDRFHIVRFFESFNDDTRLCLVFELLEQSLYEYQKDNSFLPLPMRHIRSITKQLLIALQKLKELSIVHTDIKPENIMLVEQAQFPFKVKVIDFGSACILSEIQQVKGPYIQSRFYRSPEILLGLPFSEKLDMWSLGCVMAELHLGWPIYPGTNEYDQIRYIVETQGQPNDHLLEIASKTHHFFKKARQPNSTYQWTLKSVDEYQAETMVQPLETRTKSMNSLDQLVTISTTKTVFPDKELKAEFFDQQTMVALIKKILTFDPGQRVAPNVAIKHPFITMQKLKSKYKHTKYYETSSQALCAALRYEEKGKEKQVVCCQRFKQICYFSSDSYEQVLPQQKAQITNREADTEAVDGATNNKFEKEENSSSLKSFPKEKNLSSNAQKLGHHRSRQKTVKLLGRLWSRPRKSAPTELEESVSSAPILKGQSLKHQHREDGLLLSTGWSTLNIGRWSPQIHNSENASPFSENEQFDSSSTIAEEDVVPACFERYCAYVKPVILDKPSTLKVIV, encoded by the exons ATGTCCATAATGTACTCTGACACTGACGTCTATGACGTCATTGCTGTTTTAGGAAAAGGAACATTCGGAGAAgtggccaagtgttggaaaagaGCCTCCGGTCACTATGTGGCCATAAAGATAATCAGGAACTATACTTTCCGGAAAGGGATCATCAAGTGTGAGTTAAAAATGCTCAGAATGTTGGGAAGTGTGGATTCAGACAGGTTCCATATTGTGCGTTTTTTTGAGTCCTTTAACGATGATACCAGGTTATGCCTGGTGTTCGAGCTTCTGGAGCAAAGCCTGTACGAGTATCAGAAGGACAACAGTTttctccctctgccaatgaggcaCATTCGCTCAATCACTAAACAGCTTCTGATTGCTCTGCAGAAGCTGAAGGAGCTCTCTATTGTCCACACAGATATCAAACCTGAAAACATCATGCTTGTTGAACAGGctcaatttcctttcaaagtCAAGGTGATTGATTTTGGTTCTGCCTGCATATTGTCTGAGATTCAGCAAGTTAAAG GGCCGTATATCCAATCTAGATTTTACCGATCACCTGAGATTTTGCTTGGATTACCCTTCTCTGAAAAGTTGGACATGTGGTCCCTCGGTTGTGTTATGGCGGAGCTTCACCTGGGTTGGCCCATCTATCCTGGTACCAATGAGTATGACCAGATCAGGTACATTGTCGAAACACAAGGGCAACCGAATGACCACCTGTTGGAAATTGCCAGTAAAACCCACCATTTCTTCAAAAAAGCACGTCAACCCAATTCAACATACCAGTGGACACTGAAATCAGTGGATGAGTATCAGGCAGAGACCATGGTACAGCCATTGGAGACCAGAACAAAAAGTATGAATTCACTTGACCAGCTTGTAACAATCAGCACAACTAAAACAGTGTTCCCAGATAAGGAGCTCAAAGCTGAATTTTTTGATCAGCAGACAATGGTGGCGCTCATAAAGAAAATTCTCACCTTTGACCCTGGGCAGCGTGTTGCCCCAAATGTAGCcataaagcacccatttattaccATGCAGAAGCTCAAATcaaaatacaaacatacaaaatattaCGAGACATCATCACAAGCCTTGTGTGCTGCCCTACGCTACgaagaaaaaggaaaagaaaagcagGTCGTGTGCTGTCAAAGGTTCAAGCAGATTTGCTACTTCAGTAGTGATTCATACGAACAGGTCCTTCCACAGCAAAAAGCTCAAATCACCAATAGAGaagcagatactgaagctgtgGATGGTGCAACTAACAACAAATTCGAGAAAGAG GAGAACAGCAGCAGCTTGAAATCTTTTCCAAAAGAGAAGAATTTGAGCAGCAATGCACAGAAATTGGGTCACCATCGGTCAAGACAAAAGACCGTGAAGCTGCTCGGACGGCTATGGTCCCGGCCAAGGAAATCGGCACCCACTGAGCTGGAGGAGAGCGTGTCTTCTGCCCCTATACTGAAAGGGCAGTCTCTAAAACACCAGCATAGAGAAGATGGTTTGCTTCTCTCTACAGGGTGGAGTACATTAAACATTGGCAGATGGTCACCCCAAATACACAACAGTGAAAATGCATCACCCTTTAGTGAGAACGAACAATTCGACAGTAGCTCCACTATAGCTGAAGAGGATG TAGTGCCAGCTTGTTTTGAGCGGTATTGTGCCTATGTCAAGCCTGTCATTCTGGACAAGCCCAGCACACTTAAAGTAATTGTATGA